From Aerosticca soli, a single genomic window includes:
- the cyoE gene encoding heme o synthase gives MSVHLREYLELTKPRVVALLVFCAVIGMFLAVPGLPPWRALVFGTLGIWLASASAAAFNHLIDERIDKLMARTARRPLATGALRARQVLVFAIVLGIASMLVLALLVNPLTAWLTFGGLIGYALIYTAYLKRATPQNIVIGGLAGAIPPVLGWTAVTGHLHPYALQLCLIIFVWTPPHFWALAIFRREDYARAGVPMMPVTHGVAYTRWQVLLYTVLLVLVTLLPALTGFSGPVYLGGALVLGGGFLYYAVRLLHPPDEYFAMRVFKYSVVYLMALFAFLLVDHWLAAPLRTSSGLERLAPY, from the coding sequence ATGAGCGTGCATCTGCGCGAATACCTGGAGCTGACCAAGCCACGCGTGGTCGCGCTGCTGGTGTTCTGCGCGGTGATCGGCATGTTCCTGGCGGTGCCGGGCCTGCCGCCATGGCGCGCGCTGGTGTTCGGCACGCTGGGCATCTGGCTGGCCTCGGCCTCGGCGGCGGCGTTCAACCATCTGATCGACGAGCGTATCGACAAGCTGATGGCGCGCACCGCGCGGCGACCGCTGGCGACCGGCGCCTTGCGCGCGCGCCAGGTGCTGGTCTTCGCCATCGTGCTCGGCATCGCCTCGATGCTGGTGCTGGCCCTGCTGGTCAATCCGCTCACCGCCTGGCTCACCTTCGGCGGGCTGATCGGCTATGCGCTGATCTACACCGCGTATCTCAAGCGCGCCACGCCGCAGAACATCGTCATCGGTGGCCTGGCCGGGGCGATCCCGCCGGTGCTCGGCTGGACCGCGGTGACCGGCCATCTGCATCCCTATGCCCTGCAACTGTGCCTGATCATCTTCGTGTGGACGCCGCCGCATTTCTGGGCGCTGGCCATCTTCCGCCGCGAGGATTACGCCCGCGCCGGCGTGCCGATGATGCCGGTGACGCACGGCGTGGCCTACACCCGCTGGCAGGTGTTGCTGTACACGGTGCTGCTGGTGCTGGTGACGCTGCTGCCGGCGCTGACCGGTTTCAGCGGGCCGGTGTATCTGGGCGGCGCGCTGGTGCTGGGCGGTGGTTTTCTTTATTACGCGGTACGTCTGCTGCACCCGCCGGACGAATATTTCGCCATGCGCGTGTTCAAGTATTCGGTGGTGTACCTGATGGCGCTGTTCGCGTTCCTGCTCGTCGACCACTGGCTGGCCGCACCGCTTCGGACCTCCAGCGGCCTGGAACGACTGGCGCCGTACTGA
- the putA gene encoding bifunctional proline dehydrogenase/L-glutamate gamma-semialdehyde dehydrogenase PutA, with protein MNQPILIPELPADPAPVRARITAAWLRDETEAVTDLLAQASLPAHERERVIALAASLVTRVRERAKDQSAIESFMRQYDLSSEEGVLLMCVAEALLRIPDKATADRLIRDKLGEADWKKHLGRSESLFVNASTWGLMLTGKLVNLAEETRHDFTGALKRLVGRAGEPAIRLAVRQAMRIMGHQFVMGRTIDEALDRCAKKEYAMYRYSYDMLGESALTAATAERYQEDYRRAIVRIGARGPFANHTEAPSISVKLSALDPRYEVAKRAQSRRRLTAKLLELSQLAMRQGIALSVDAEEADRLELSLDILGEVFAHPSLAGWNGLGIVIQAYSKRTPFVIDWLVETARSSGRRWYVRLVKGAYWDAEIKRAQEQGLAGYPLYTRKPNTDVSYLACARKLFEAGSELIYPQFATHNAHTIAAVYHLAAGRPFEFQRLHGMGTDLYAEVIGKDKLDVPCRVYAPVGTHEDLLPYLVRRLLENGANTSFVNRISDERLPVEELVADPCEKVRSFASIPHPRIPLPVNLYGDLRKNSMGVNFADDNELKALAAAINAHPGPWHATPLVPGGAGGGAAVTVTNPADRRDVVGSYVSADAALVDQALANAVAAQPEWDRLPAASRAAILEEAADRLEARRGEFLALCVREAGKTLPDAVAELREAVDFLRYYATMARRLFGQPEELPGPTGERNRLYLNGRGVFVCISPWNFPLSIFLGQVSAALAAGNSVIAKPAEQTSLIGHVAVKLLHEAGVPPKVLQYLPGDGAVVGAALTRDPRVAGVAFTGSTDTAWAINRTLAARNAPIAALIAETGGQNAMIADSSALPEQVVKDVIASAFQSAGQRCSAARVLFVQEDIADKVIDMLAGAMAELKVGDPGQLSTDVGPVIDEDARKLLVEHAARMDREATRKIAEVALDAAETAHGTFFAPRAYEIPALDLLTREVFGPVLHVIRWKGEDLPKVIEQINATGYGLTLGVHSRIDDTVEYIRSHARVGNCYVNRNQIGAVVGVQPFGGEGLSGTGPKAGGPHYLLRFASERTLTINTTAAGGNASLLTLGE; from the coding sequence GTGAACCAGCCCATCCTGATCCCGGAACTGCCCGCCGATCCCGCGCCCGTTCGCGCGCGCATCACCGCCGCCTGGTTGCGCGACGAAACCGAGGCGGTCACCGACCTTCTCGCCCAGGCCAGCCTGCCCGCGCACGAGCGCGAGCGGGTGATCGCCCTGGCCGCCTCGCTGGTCACGCGGGTGCGCGAACGGGCCAAGGACCAGAGCGCGATCGAGTCGTTCATGCGTCAGTACGACCTCTCCAGCGAGGAAGGCGTGCTGCTGATGTGCGTGGCCGAGGCGCTGCTGCGCATCCCGGACAAGGCCACGGCCGACCGCCTGATCCGCGACAAGCTGGGCGAGGCCGACTGGAAGAAGCATCTGGGGCGCAGCGAGTCGCTGTTCGTCAACGCCTCGACGTGGGGGCTGATGCTGACCGGCAAGCTGGTCAACCTCGCCGAGGAGACGCGCCACGACTTCACCGGCGCACTCAAGCGCCTGGTCGGGCGTGCCGGCGAGCCGGCGATCCGCCTGGCCGTGCGCCAGGCGATGCGCATCATGGGCCATCAGTTCGTGATGGGACGCACCATCGACGAGGCGCTGGACCGCTGCGCGAAGAAGGAATACGCGATGTACCGCTATTCCTACGACATGCTGGGCGAGTCGGCGCTCACCGCCGCCACCGCCGAGCGCTACCAGGAGGATTACCGCCGCGCGATCGTACGCATCGGCGCGCGCGGCCCGTTCGCCAACCACACCGAGGCGCCGTCGATCTCGGTCAAGCTGTCCGCGCTCGATCCGCGCTATGAAGTGGCCAAGCGCGCGCAGAGCAGGCGCCGGCTCACGGCAAAACTGCTCGAACTCTCGCAGCTGGCCATGCGGCAGGGCATCGCGCTCTCGGTGGACGCCGAGGAGGCCGACCGGCTGGAGCTCTCGCTCGACATCCTCGGCGAGGTGTTCGCCCATCCTTCGCTGGCCGGCTGGAATGGCCTGGGCATCGTGATCCAGGCCTATTCCAAGCGCACGCCGTTCGTGATCGACTGGCTGGTCGAGACCGCCCGCAGCAGCGGCCGGCGCTGGTACGTGCGGCTGGTCAAGGGCGCCTACTGGGACGCCGAGATCAAGCGCGCGCAGGAACAGGGCCTGGCCGGCTACCCGCTGTACACGCGCAAGCCGAACACCGACGTGTCTTACCTCGCCTGTGCGCGCAAGCTGTTCGAGGCCGGCAGCGAGCTCATCTATCCACAGTTCGCCACCCACAATGCGCACACCATCGCCGCGGTGTATCACCTGGCCGCCGGGCGGCCGTTCGAGTTCCAGCGCCTACACGGCATGGGCACCGATCTGTACGCCGAAGTGATCGGCAAGGACAAACTCGACGTGCCCTGCCGCGTGTATGCGCCGGTCGGCACGCACGAGGACCTGCTGCCCTACCTGGTGCGCCGACTGCTGGAAAACGGCGCCAATACCAGTTTCGTCAATCGCATCAGCGACGAGCGCCTGCCGGTCGAGGAGCTGGTGGCCGATCCCTGCGAGAAAGTGCGCAGCTTCGCTTCCATCCCGCATCCGCGCATCCCGCTGCCGGTCAATCTCTACGGTGACTTACGGAAAAATTCCATGGGCGTGAACTTCGCCGACGACAATGAACTCAAGGCACTGGCCGCCGCCATCAACGCCCATCCGGGCCCGTGGCACGCCACACCGCTGGTGCCGGGTGGCGCAGGCGGCGGCGCGGCCGTCACCGTGACCAATCCGGCCGACCGCCGCGATGTGGTCGGCAGCTACGTCAGCGCCGACGCCGCACTGGTGGACCAGGCGCTGGCCAACGCCGTCGCCGCCCAGCCCGAGTGGGACCGGCTGCCGGCGGCGAGCCGCGCCGCCATCCTCGAGGAAGCCGCCGACCGCCTGGAGGCGCGGCGCGGCGAGTTCCTCGCCCTGTGCGTGCGCGAGGCCGGCAAGACCCTGCCCGACGCCGTGGCCGAGCTGCGCGAGGCGGTCGATTTCCTGCGCTACTACGCGACCATGGCGCGCCGGCTGTTCGGTCAGCCGGAGGAACTGCCCGGCCCGACCGGCGAGCGCAACCGGCTCTACTTGAACGGCCGCGGCGTGTTCGTCTGCATCAGCCCGTGGAACTTCCCGCTGTCGATCTTCCTTGGCCAGGTGTCGGCCGCGCTCGCCGCCGGCAACAGCGTGATCGCCAAGCCGGCCGAACAGACCAGTCTGATCGGTCACGTCGCGGTGAAGCTGCTGCACGAGGCCGGCGTGCCGCCGAAGGTGCTGCAGTACCTGCCGGGCGACGGCGCGGTGGTCGGCGCCGCGCTGACCCGCGATCCGCGCGTGGCCGGCGTGGCCTTCACCGGTTCCACCGACACCGCCTGGGCGATCAACCGCACGCTCGCCGCGCGCAACGCGCCGATCGCCGCGCTGATCGCCGAGACCGGCGGCCAGAACGCGATGATCGCCGACTCCTCCGCGCTGCCCGAGCAGGTGGTCAAGGACGTGATCGCCTCGGCGTTCCAATCCGCCGGCCAGCGCTGCTCGGCCGCACGCGTGCTGTTCGTGCAGGAGGACATCGCCGACAAGGTGATCGACATGCTGGCCGGCGCGATGGCGGAGCTGAAAGTGGGCGACCCGGGCCAGCTGTCCACCGACGTCGGCCCGGTGATCGACGAGGACGCGCGCAAGCTGCTCGTCGAGCACGCCGCGCGCATGGACCGCGAAGCCACGAGGAAGATCGCCGAGGTCGCACTCGATGCGGCCGAGACCGCGCACGGCACCTTCTTCGCGCCGCGCGCCTACGAGATTCCCGCGCTCGACCTGCTCACGCGCGAGGTGTTCGGCCCGGTGCTGCACGTGATCCGCTGGAAGGGCGAGGACCTGCCCAAGGTTATCGAGCAGATCAACGCCACCGGCTACGGCCTGACGCTGGGCGTGCACAGCCGCATCGACGACACCGTGGAATACATCCGCAGCCACGCGCGCGTGGGCAACTGCTACGTCAACCGCAACCAGATCGGCGCGGTGGTCGGCGTGCAGCCGTTCGGCGGCGAAGGACTCTCCGGCACCGGGCCCAAGGCCGGCGGCCCGCATTACCTGCTGCGCTTCGCCAGCGAGCGCACGCTGACCATCAACACCACCGCGGCCGGCGGCAACGCCTCGCTGCTGACCTTGGGCGAATAA
- a CDS encoding twin transmembrane helix small protein has product METVYKYALVVLLLVVLFNLGQALYFMMTDKDGSRRTVWALTRRIGFSVLLILMVVFGIWMGWLHPHGVGA; this is encoded by the coding sequence GTGGAAACCGTCTACAAATATGCGCTGGTCGTGTTGTTGCTGGTCGTCCTGTTCAACCTCGGCCAGGCGCTCTATTTCATGATGACCGACAAGGATGGCAGCCGGCGCACGGTCTGGGCGCTCACGCGCCGCATCGGCTTTTCCGTGCTGCTCATCCTGATGGTCGTGTTCGGCATCTGGATGGGCTGGCTGCATCCGCACGGCGTCGGCGCATGA
- the ctaD gene encoding cytochrome c oxidase subunit I, translated as MAHADTHDHHDEHHGAPSNFFVRWCMSTNHKDIGTLYLVFSLLMFFIGGAFAMVIRAELFKPGMQLVQPYFFNEMTTLHALVMIFGAVMPAFVGLGNWMIPLMIGAPDMALPRMNNLSFWILPFAFALMLSTLFTAGGGPAGGWTMYPPLSLQTDSLAYVVFAIHLMGISSIMGAINIIATILNMRAPGMDLLKMPVFVWSWLITAFLLIAVMPVLAGAVTMLLTDKYFGTSFFNAAGGGDPVLYQHVFWFFGHPEVYIMILPAFGVISEIIPTFARKPIFGYKAMVFAIASIAFLSFIVWAHHMFAVGLPLGAEVFFMYATMLIAVPTGVKVFNWVSTMWGGSMTFETPMLFAIAFVVLFTIGGFSGLMVALAPADFQYQDSYFVVAHFHYVLVTGAVFAIIAATYYWLPKWSGHMYSEFWGKMHFWNSVIWVNVLFFPQHFLGLAGMPRRIPDYNVAFANFNMISSIGGFLFGASQLIFLGVIIHCVFFSKQKAADRAWEGAKGLEWTVPSPAPFHTFEVPPVIHDEELAHGHVTD; from the coding sequence ATGGCTCACGCAGACACCCACGATCATCACGACGAGCATCACGGCGCGCCGTCCAATTTCTTCGTCCGTTGGTGCATGTCCACCAACCACAAGGACATCGGCACCCTGTACCTGGTGTTTTCGCTGCTGATGTTCTTCATCGGCGGCGCCTTCGCCATGGTCATCCGCGCCGAGCTGTTCAAGCCGGGCATGCAGCTGGTGCAGCCGTATTTCTTCAATGAGATGACCACGCTGCATGCGCTGGTGATGATCTTCGGTGCGGTCATGCCGGCCTTCGTCGGCCTCGGCAACTGGATGATCCCGCTCATGATCGGCGCGCCGGACATGGCGCTGCCGCGCATGAACAACCTCTCGTTCTGGATCCTGCCGTTCGCCTTCGCGCTGATGTTGTCCACCCTGTTCACCGCCGGCGGCGGCCCGGCCGGCGGCTGGACGATGTATCCGCCGCTGTCGTTGCAGACCGACTCGCTGGCCTACGTGGTGTTCGCCATCCATCTGATGGGCATCAGCTCGATCATGGGCGCGATCAACATCATCGCCACCATCCTCAACATGCGCGCGCCGGGCATGGATCTTTTGAAGATGCCGGTGTTCGTGTGGAGCTGGCTGATCACGGCCTTCCTGCTGATCGCGGTGATGCCGGTGCTGGCCGGCGCGGTGACCATGCTGCTCACCGACAAGTATTTCGGCACCAGCTTCTTCAATGCGGCCGGCGGCGGTGATCCGGTGCTCTACCAGCATGTGTTCTGGTTCTTCGGGCACCCCGAGGTCTACATCATGATCCTGCCGGCTTTCGGCGTGATCTCGGAGATCATCCCGACCTTCGCCCGCAAGCCGATCTTCGGTTACAAGGCGATGGTGTTCGCCATCGCCTCGATCGCGTTCCTGTCCTTCATCGTCTGGGCGCACCACATGTTCGCCGTCGGCCTGCCGTTGGGGGCCGAGGTGTTCTTCATGTACGCGACGATGTTGATCGCGGTGCCCACCGGCGTGAAGGTGTTCAACTGGGTCTCGACCATGTGGGGCGGCTCGATGACCTTCGAGACGCCGATGCTGTTCGCGATCGCCTTCGTGGTCCTGTTCACCATCGGCGGCTTCTCCGGCCTGATGGTGGCCCTGGCACCGGCCGACTTCCAGTACCAGGACTCCTACTTCGTGGTGGCGCATTTCCATTACGTGCTGGTGACCGGCGCCGTGTTCGCCATCATCGCCGCCACCTACTACTGGCTGCCCAAGTGGAGCGGGCACATGTATTCGGAGTTCTGGGGCAAGATGCACTTCTGGAACAGCGTGATCTGGGTGAACGTGCTGTTCTTCCCGCAGCACTTCCTGGGACTCGCCGGCATGCCGCGCCGCATCCCCGACTACAACGTCGCCTTCGCCAACTTCAACATGATCAGCTCGATCGGCGGGTTCCTGTTCGGCGCCTCGCAGCTGATCTTCCTCGGCGTGATCATCCACTGCGTGTTCTTCTCCAAGCAGAAGGCCGCCGATCGTGCCTGGGAAGGTGCCAAGGGTCTGGAATGGACGGTGCCGTCGCCCGCGCCTTTCCACACCTTCGAAGTGCCGCCGGTGATCCATGACGAAGAACTGGCCCACGGACACGTGACGGACTGA
- the coxB gene encoding cytochrome c oxidase subunit II, whose protein sequence is MTSGGIRITVAALAMALASGAAWANPRPWQLNMTPGVSEWSHWPYMLNNVALGVCVVIGLLVFGAMFIAVLRFRKSRGAVAEKWSHNTKLEIVWTTIPVLILIVLGYLATGGLVSFADTTGAQMTIKVTGYQWKWRYDYVDYQGKPVDRVGFMSRLDPLSDETRQLHSGLDPKAVQANGENTYLLDVDHPLVVPVNTKIRFVITGADVIHSWWVPQLGWKMDAIPGIANAAWTNIKEPGIYRGQCAELCGQDHGFMPIVVKAVSKAEFEQWLAAQQQAKSPADGAAPATAQVSVARVAPQG, encoded by the coding sequence ATGACTTCTGGCGGCATCAGGATCACGGTAGCGGCACTCGCCATGGCCTTGGCCAGCGGCGCTGCATGGGCCAACCCACGGCCGTGGCAGCTCAACATGACCCCGGGCGTGTCCGAGTGGTCGCATTGGCCCTACATGCTCAACAACGTCGCGCTTGGCGTATGCGTGGTCATCGGCCTGCTCGTGTTCGGCGCCATGTTCATTGCCGTGCTGCGCTTTCGCAAGTCGCGCGGCGCCGTGGCCGAGAAGTGGTCGCACAACACCAAGCTCGAGATCGTCTGGACCACGATCCCGGTGCTGATCCTCATCGTGCTCGGCTATCTCGCCACCGGCGGGCTGGTCTCCTTTGCCGACACCACCGGCGCGCAGATGACCATCAAGGTCACCGGCTACCAGTGGAAATGGCGCTACGACTATGTCGATTACCAAGGCAAGCCGGTCGACCGGGTCGGCTTCATGTCGCGCCTGGACCCGTTGAGCGACGAAACCCGCCAGCTGCACTCCGGACTCGATCCGAAGGCGGTGCAGGCCAACGGTGAAAACACCTATCTGCTCGACGTCGATCATCCGCTGGTGGTGCCGGTCAACACCAAGATCCGTTTCGTCATCACCGGCGCCGACGTGATCCATTCCTGGTGGGTGCCGCAGCTGGGCTGGAAGATGGATGCCATTCCCGGCATCGCCAACGCCGCGTGGACCAACATCAAGGAGCCCGGCATCTATCGTGGCCAGTGCGCCGAGCTGTGTGGCCAGGACCACGGCTTCATGCCGATCGTGGTCAAAGCGGTGTCCAAGGCCGAGTTCGAGCAGTGGCTGGCGGCCCAGCAGCAGGCCAAGTCGCCGGCCGATGGCGCGGCGCCGGCCACCGCGCAAGTGTCCGTCGCCCGCGTGGCACCGCAGGGTTGA
- a CDS encoding DUF2244 domain-containing protein, with protein MIVLRPADDGQTAVTLWLRPNRALSRRGMRYLIGWLVLLVAMTAGLGAWQGNVFAPLFALVESAAMIWALGLAWRSGNRSERITLDDASLEVRSLPGRHRASFQSYWVRVRLAPGHDRHRLLLRSHGRELEIGSFLAEEERAAVAGKLKLLLADRQGPPRG; from the coding sequence ATGATCGTGCTTCGACCTGCCGACGACGGCCAAACAGCCGTCACGCTTTGGCTGAGGCCGAACCGGGCCTTGAGCCGGCGCGGCATGCGATACCTGATCGGGTGGCTGGTGCTGCTGGTGGCGATGACGGCGGGTCTGGGTGCATGGCAGGGCAATGTGTTCGCTCCGCTGTTCGCCCTGGTGGAGTCGGCGGCCATGATCTGGGCCCTGGGCCTGGCCTGGCGCTCCGGCAACCGCAGCGAGCGCATCACGCTGGACGATGCCTCGCTGGAGGTGCGCAGCCTGCCGGGAAGGCATCGCGCCAGCTTCCAGTCCTACTGGGTGCGGGTGCGGCTGGCACCGGGGCACGACCGCCATCGACTCCTGCTGCGCTCACACGGACGCGAGCTGGAAATCGGCAGTTTCCTCGCCGAGGAGGAGCGTGCCGCGGTGGCGGGAAAACTCAAGCTTCTGCTCGCCGACCGGCAAGGCCCGCCGCGCGGGTAG
- a CDS encoding SURF1 family protein, whose product MSGWRRPSWWSVLLTLAAALLFTRLGLWQLDRAAQKEQLLRRYAAAQTAPPEDFAAAVRRGDAFAHVRVRGRFLADRLYLLDNPHHDRRGGVEAYVPLTLPGDQRLLLVDLGFLPREGPDRTPQPLPLPEGEVALVGVYLPPPGVGIEMGGDALARQRRWPKTTVYLDLAEVARDLGRPLYPQVLALDADPASVYVREHAYDFSAMPPARHRAYAFQWFTFAVAVVVILVVVHRPRRSVERIDR is encoded by the coding sequence GTGAGCGGCTGGCGCCGTCCTTCGTGGTGGTCGGTGTTGCTGACGCTCGCCGCCGCCTTGCTGTTCACACGTTTGGGCCTGTGGCAGCTCGATCGCGCGGCGCAGAAGGAGCAGCTGTTGCGACGCTATGCCGCGGCACAGACCGCCCCGCCCGAGGACTTCGCGGCGGCGGTGCGCCGCGGCGATGCCTTCGCCCACGTGCGCGTGCGCGGCAGGTTCCTCGCCGACCGTCTCTATCTGCTCGACAATCCGCATCACGACCGCCGCGGCGGCGTCGAGGCGTACGTGCCGCTGACGCTGCCGGGCGATCAGCGCCTGCTGCTCGTCGACCTGGGTTTTCTGCCGCGCGAGGGGCCCGACCGGACGCCGCAGCCGCTGCCCCTGCCGGAGGGGGAGGTCGCGCTCGTCGGCGTGTATCTGCCGCCGCCGGGCGTCGGCATCGAGATGGGCGGCGATGCGCTGGCGCGCCAGCGGCGGTGGCCCAAGACCACCGTCTATCTCGATCTGGCCGAGGTGGCCCGCGATCTCGGCCGGCCGCTCTATCCCCAGGTGCTGGCGCTGGACGCCGATCCCGCGTCGGTCTACGTGCGCGAGCATGCCTACGACTTTTCCGCGATGCCGCCGGCACGGCATCGCGCCTATGCCTTCCAGTGGTTCACCTTCGCCGTTGCCGTCGTGGTGATTCTGGTGGTTGTGCACCGGCCACGCCGTTCCGTTGAGCGTATCGACCGATGA
- a CDS encoding cytochrome c oxidase subunit 3: MGQQQGVYFVPSKSQWPIVAAVVLAVTVYGAAHWLNAEPGQEGLGKALFGLGMLGVLAMFFGWFGSVIRESLAGRYNDQVDRSFRMGMMWFIFSEVMFFAAFFGALFYTRMFAVPWLGGAGHGALTHEFLWSDYVAAWGANGGNGPAHVGGDFQTIAPWGLPLLNTLILLSSSVTITIAHHALKAGHRGRVLAFLGLTVLLGATFLWFQAHEYMEAYKELNLTLQTGVYGSTFFMLTGFHGLHVTLGTIMLAVIWVRVLKGHFDPQHHFGFEAAAWYWHFVDVVWLALFMFVYIL; encoded by the coding sequence ATGGGTCAGCAGCAAGGCGTTTATTTCGTACCGTCCAAGAGCCAGTGGCCGATCGTGGCCGCGGTGGTGCTGGCGGTCACCGTGTACGGCGCCGCGCATTGGTTGAATGCGGAACCCGGTCAAGAAGGGCTTGGCAAGGCGTTGTTCGGCCTTGGCATGCTCGGCGTACTGGCGATGTTCTTCGGCTGGTTCGGTTCGGTGATACGCGAATCGCTGGCGGGCCGCTACAACGATCAGGTGGACCGCTCGTTCCGCATGGGCATGATGTGGTTCATCTTTTCCGAGGTGATGTTCTTCGCCGCCTTCTTCGGCGCGCTGTTCTACACCCGCATGTTTGCGGTGCCGTGGCTGGGCGGCGCCGGTCACGGCGCGCTGACCCACGAGTTCCTGTGGAGCGACTACGTCGCGGCCTGGGGCGCCAACGGCGGCAATGGGCCCGCGCACGTGGGCGGTGATTTCCAGACCATCGCGCCGTGGGGCCTGCCGCTGCTCAACACGCTGATCCTGCTTTCCTCCAGCGTCACCATCACCATTGCGCACCATGCGCTCAAGGCCGGCCACCGCGGCCGCGTGCTGGCCTTCCTGGGCCTGACCGTCCTGCTCGGCGCCACCTTCCTGTGGTTCCAGGCCCATGAGTACATGGAGGCCTACAAGGAACTCAACCTCACCCTGCAGACCGGCGTCTACGGGTCGACCTTCTTCATGTTGACCGGCTTCCATGGTCTGCACGTCACCCTGGGTACGATCATGCTGGCGGTGATCTGGGTGCGCGTACTCAAGGGGCATTTCGATCCCCAGCATCATTTCGGCTTTGAGGCGGCGGCCTGGTACTGGCATTTCGTCGACGTGGTCTGGCTGGCGCTGTTCATGTTCGTCTACATCCTCTAA
- a CDS encoding response regulator transcription factor codes for MRLLIVEDSPSLGTHLRSALTRDGHAVDVAADGETALGFLAAYHYDVMLLDLMLPRMDGWAVLRWLKGREEKPRVLVLSARDQVADRVEALDLGADDYLVKPFEYAELLARVHALARRGERPAPLLVAGALTLDPRARLARVDGKVLALSPKEYALLEVLLSQRGRVLSRLALFERLYDARSEASDKVIEVLMSTLRGKLAQAGIRDLIETRRGFGYVVAE; via the coding sequence ATGCGTCTTTTGATCGTCGAGGATTCGCCGAGCCTTGGCACGCACCTGCGCAGCGCGCTCACCCGCGACGGACATGCGGTGGACGTGGCCGCCGATGGCGAGACCGCGCTCGGCTTCCTCGCCGCGTACCACTACGACGTGATGCTGCTCGATCTCATGCTGCCGCGGATGGACGGCTGGGCGGTGCTGCGCTGGCTGAAGGGGCGCGAGGAGAAACCGCGCGTGCTGGTGTTGTCGGCGCGCGACCAGGTGGCCGATCGCGTCGAGGCGCTCGATCTCGGTGCCGATGACTACCTGGTCAAGCCGTTCGAATACGCCGAACTGCTCGCCCGCGTGCATGCGCTGGCGCGGCGCGGCGAGCGGCCGGCGCCGCTGCTTGTCGCCGGTGCGCTGACGCTCGATCCGCGCGCGCGGCTGGCGCGGGTGGACGGCAAGGTGCTCGCCTTGAGTCCCAAGGAATACGCATTGCTCGAGGTGCTGCTGTCCCAGCGCGGTCGCGTGCTCTCGCGGCTGGCCTTGTTCGAGCGTCTGTACGATGCCCGCAGCGAGGCCTCCGACAAGGTCATCGAGGTGTTGATGAGCACGTTGCGCGGCAAGCTGGCCCAGGCCGGCATCCGCGACCTGATCGAGACCCGCCGGGGCTTCGGCTATGTCGTGGCCGAGTGA
- a CDS encoding COX15/CtaA family protein codes for MRSSLKVLRWLSALAALFAFGVVMFGAFVRLSNAGLSCPDWPTCYGKVTWPQQTHEIAEATAAFPDRPYEDHKAWREQVHRFLAGTLGTAVFALALIAAWRPRAARLAVIAGACCAAIGVALYVRGDRDASLAVSALAIALPLGTALVLPRPGAWRASVLALAVVIFQAMLGMWTVTLLLKPIVVMGHLLGGLATFALLAWAALRYAGVGAVDLRFADLRRAVILGLVLLVVQIALGGWTSSNYAALACGADFPRCLGQWLPATDFHEGFVLWRGIGVNYEGGVLDLPARSAIQLAHRLGALVVFCYLAWLAHRVARRGLRAQGIAIGLVLVAQVLLGIANVHFGLPLPVATAHNGVAALLLFTLLATLARTQRRVAPERWR; via the coding sequence ATGCGTTCGAGCCTGAAAGTGTTGCGCTGGTTGTCCGCGCTCGCCGCGCTGTTCGCCTTCGGCGTGGTGATGTTCGGCGCCTTCGTGCGCCTGTCCAATGCGGGACTGTCCTGCCCCGACTGGCCGACCTGCTACGGCAAGGTCACCTGGCCGCAACAGACGCACGAGATCGCCGAGGCCACGGCGGCCTTCCCGGACCGGCCGTACGAAGACCACAAGGCCTGGCGCGAGCAGGTGCACCGTTTCCTCGCCGGCACACTCGGCACGGCGGTGTTCGCGTTGGCGCTGATCGCCGCCTGGCGTCCGCGTGCGGCGCGGCTGGCGGTGATTGCCGGCGCATGCTGCGCGGCGATCGGGGTAGCGCTCTATGTGCGCGGCGATCGCGACGCGTCACTGGCCGTTTCGGCGCTGGCGATCGCCTTGCCGCTCGGGACCGCGCTCGTGCTGCCGCGTCCCGGGGCCTGGCGCGCCAGCGTGCTCGCGCTCGCCGTGGTGATCTTCCAGGCCATGCTCGGCATGTGGACGGTCACGTTGCTGCTCAAGCCGATCGTGGTGATGGGGCATCTGCTCGGCGGCCTGGCGACCTTCGCATTGCTGGCCTGGGCGGCGTTGCGCTATGCCGGCGTCGGCGCCGTGGATCTGCGTTTTGCCGATCTGCGCCGCGCGGTGATCCTGGGCCTGGTGTTGCTCGTCGTGCAAATCGCCCTCGGCGGCTGGACCTCGTCCAACTATGCCGCGCTGGCCTGCGGCGCCGATTTTCCCCGGTGCCTGGGCCAGTGGCTGCCGGCGACCGATTTCCACGAGGGTTTCGTGCTCTGGCGTGGCATCGGCGTGAATTACGAGGGCGGCGTGCTCGACCTGCCGGCGCGCAGCGCGATCCAGCTCGCGCATCGGCTGGGTGCGCTGGTGGTGTTCTGCTACCTCGCCTGGCTGGCCCATCGCGTGGCGCGCCGCGGCCTGCGTGCGCAGGGCATCGCCATCGGCCTGGTGCTGGTCGCGCAGGTGCTGCTCGGCATCGCCAACGTGCATTTCGGCCTACCGTTGCCGGTGGCCACCGCGCACAACGGCGTGGCCGCCTTGCTGCTGTTCACCCTGCTCGCCACGCTGGCGCGCACGCAACGACGCGTGGCGCCGGAGCGCTGGCGATGA